A genomic region of Runella rosea contains the following coding sequences:
- a CDS encoding YfhO family protein, producing MKKQINLKSFLPYLLVISGFAALSWGYMSPVLKGKVLIQSDPVQAAGLSHEVSEFYKKTGEFSYWTNSAFGGMPTYFIAGRLSKGAVAPVGMFTTQFGQGGYIFFYLLGAYLLLLALECGMLASLLGAIAFAFFSYNIQIIEAGHISKVNALAFSPIMMAGMVWAYRDKSWIGAAVFSLGLGLDLWANHAQITFYSGLLMIFLGIFELVRAIQQKYVGKFLVTTALIALFGAIVVANNTSTLWTTFEYTKETIRGKSELSPKPGQTKVSDGLDRDYAFAWSYGKLESLTLLIPNFSGGASGGELDEKSEVYKTLGRYNIPPETASQFVRQISTYWGDQTFVGGGIYAGAIICFLFVLGLFIADNRYKYPFAVAFVFFLFISWGKNLAIFNYTLFDYAPMFNKFRAVSMAMSLVQLCMAVIAALGVKSLLANKPNWSELKRPFYISLGLTGGVALLFALVPGLFDFRSENDPRFVENLTQQFGNNRAAANEIYTALLSDRSDMLRADAFRSLIFILLGAGLVWAYANQMLKNVTAVAGLLAGLVLIDMWAVDRRYLNNDSFQQKYYSYDDLFQPSPANLQIMQDTDPNYRVIDLTTSPFQDAKPSYFHKSLGGYHGATLRRYREVVDAQMSKNNMAVYNMLNTRYFIVPAQDGQPTVQRNPEALGNAWFVKEVKQVNNADEELKALDSFNPRLTAFVDKRFADQLKTVSLQADTSATIRLTEYKPNHLTYASDSKVAQVAVFSEIYYRGGIDWKAYVDGQETPHFRANYILRAMTVPSGKHKIEFKFDPPAVKTGQQIDRFAAVAWILLLAGAVFMEYRRKPTEDL from the coding sequence ATGAAGAAACAAATCAACCTAAAATCGTTTTTACCATATCTGTTGGTCATTAGTGGCTTTGCTGCTCTTTCTTGGGGATACATGAGCCCTGTTTTAAAAGGTAAAGTATTAATCCAAAGCGACCCTGTTCAGGCAGCTGGTCTTTCTCATGAAGTATCTGAGTTTTATAAAAAGACGGGAGAGTTTTCTTACTGGACAAATAGTGCCTTTGGAGGAATGCCCACTTATTTTATTGCGGGGCGACTCTCCAAAGGGGCAGTAGCACCTGTCGGGATGTTTACGACTCAATTTGGGCAAGGAGGTTACATCTTTTTCTATTTATTGGGGGCTTATTTGTTGTTGTTGGCTTTAGAATGTGGCATGTTAGCAAGTTTGCTGGGAGCAATTGCCTTTGCTTTCTTTTCTTATAATATTCAAATTATTGAAGCAGGGCACATTTCAAAAGTCAATGCACTTGCGTTTTCGCCTATCATGATGGCTGGGATGGTTTGGGCGTATCGGGACAAAAGTTGGATAGGAGCCGCCGTTTTTAGTTTGGGACTTGGGTTAGACCTATGGGCCAATCACGCTCAGATTACCTTCTATTCGGGATTGTTGATGATTTTCTTAGGGATTTTTGAATTAGTTAGAGCCATTCAGCAAAAATATGTAGGTAAGTTTTTAGTTACCACTGCCCTCATTGCCTTGTTTGGAGCAATTGTAGTTGCCAATAACACGTCTACCCTTTGGACAACCTTTGAATATACCAAAGAGACCATTCGTGGTAAATCAGAATTATCTCCAAAACCAGGACAAACCAAAGTAAGCGACGGCTTAGACCGCGATTATGCCTTTGCGTGGAGTTATGGTAAATTGGAATCGCTGACGTTGCTCATCCCGAATTTCTCTGGTGGAGCATCGGGAGGTGAACTTGACGAAAAATCGGAAGTGTACAAAACCCTTGGTCGATACAATATCCCTCCCGAAACCGCCTCTCAATTTGTGCGTCAAATCTCCACATACTGGGGTGACCAGACATTTGTTGGCGGGGGTATTTACGCCGGTGCCATCATTTGTTTTTTGTTTGTCCTTGGCCTTTTCATTGCCGATAACCGCTATAAGTACCCTTTTGCGGTTGCTTTTGTGTTCTTCCTGTTTATTTCGTGGGGAAAAAACCTTGCCATTTTCAATTATACCCTGTTTGATTACGCCCCGATGTTTAACAAATTTCGGGCGGTGAGCATGGCCATGTCGTTGGTTCAGTTGTGTATGGCGGTTATTGCAGCTTTAGGGGTTAAAAGCTTGTTGGCAAATAAGCCCAATTGGTCGGAGTTGAAGCGTCCTTTTTACATAAGTTTAGGATTGACGGGAGGGGTGGCGCTCTTGTTTGCGCTGGTACCCGGCTTGTTTGATTTTAGAAGCGAAAACGACCCGCGTTTTGTAGAAAACCTCACGCAGCAGTTTGGCAATAACCGGGCCGCTGCCAATGAAATCTATACTGCCTTATTGTCCGATCGTAGTGATATGTTGAGAGCTGATGCCTTCCGGAGCCTCATTTTTATTCTCCTTGGTGCGGGGCTGGTGTGGGCTTATGCCAACCAAATGCTCAAAAATGTGACTGCCGTGGCAGGGCTATTGGCAGGCTTAGTTTTGATAGATATGTGGGCCGTTGACCGTCGTTATTTGAATAACGATAGCTTCCAACAAAAATATTATTCGTACGATGACCTGTTTCAGCCTAGCCCTGCCAACCTTCAAATCATGCAGGATACGGACCCGAACTACCGTGTCATTGACTTGACAACGAGCCCGTTTCAGGACGCCAAACCCTCGTATTTTCATAAATCACTGGGTGGTTATCATGGTGCTACGCTGCGCCGGTACCGCGAGGTGGTAGATGCGCAAATGTCTAAGAACAACATGGCGGTGTACAACATGCTCAATACCCGCTATTTTATTGTGCCAGCTCAGGATGGGCAACCTACCGTACAGCGTAATCCCGAGGCTTTAGGGAATGCGTGGTTTGTGAAAGAAGTAAAGCAGGTAAACAATGCCGATGAAGAATTAAAGGCATTGGATTCCTTTAATCCTCGTCTAACGGCATTTGTCGATAAGCGCTTTGCGGACCAGTTAAAAACCGTGAGTCTGCAGGCCGATACCTCGGCGACCATTCGACTGACGGAGTATAAGCCCAATCATTTGACCTACGCTTCTGACTCCAAAGTGGCGCAGGTGGCGGTTTTTTCCGAAATTTACTACCGGGGAGGAATTGATTGGAAAGCCTACGTGGACGGTCAAGAAACGCCGCACTTTCGGGCCAATTATATTCTTCGGGCCATGACCGTCCCTTCAGGTAAGCACAAAATTGAGTTCAAATTTGATCCCCCTGCTGTCAAAACTGGACAACAGATTGACCGCTTTGCGGCGGTCGCCTGGATTTTGCTATTGGCGGGGGCTGTTTTTATGGAATACCGTCGTAAGCCTACCGAAGATTTGTAA
- a CDS encoding capsule assembly Wzi family protein, with product MKLRYLLAATVGLFSQSAWAQSIKSVSPYHYYVEIGGGAATSSQTPFWLRTNQYGVVPLESNFGTARVGSSREYRVDSTRKSTFDWGFGVLGVANFTENQYKILAPDLFIKAKWGKFELFAGNRREIVGLGDSTLTSGFVAWSGNAMTFPKIQLQTVDYIPLKFLKNILAFKASYTHGWFTAPYIQGVYLHQKTFYARFGKPHWSARFYAGLNHQVQWGGKADYLKGTLLAQNGQLPSTFRDYISLITGRYPDDLINDRYTIFDGSNRIGNHLGSYDFALEWRRTTHTILLYHQHLYEDASGLAFQNFPDGLTGLSISRRNKKPNKSLSITKLTIEHLSTLNQSGAVFDPTAQYQGTDNYFNHGQYKEGWSYQNQTLGSPFIAPLTTLKPEVQEKFKGFFFPNNQVKVWYLGSVWQFGHRLNITTRSSFSRNFGSFSYFYAPALQQFSHSLAAQIILPKITGFTFSASAALDHGTLFPDAFGGFISVKKQW from the coding sequence ATGAAGCTCCGCTACTTATTGGCAGCGACCGTTGGTCTTTTTTCCCAATCGGCTTGGGCCCAGTCTATTAAATCGGTGAGTCCTTACCATTATTACGTTGAAATTGGGGGCGGCGCAGCTACATCTTCCCAAACACCCTTCTGGTTACGAACCAATCAATACGGTGTCGTTCCGTTAGAAAGCAATTTTGGAACCGCTCGGGTGGGTAGCAGCCGCGAATACCGTGTCGATTCTACCCGAAAATCAACGTTTGACTGGGGATTCGGCGTTTTGGGAGTGGCCAATTTCACGGAAAATCAATATAAAATTTTGGCGCCTGACCTGTTCATAAAAGCAAAATGGGGCAAGTTTGAACTCTTCGCTGGCAACCGCCGAGAAATTGTTGGACTCGGTGACAGTACCCTGACATCAGGTTTTGTGGCGTGGTCGGGCAATGCAATGACGTTTCCCAAAATTCAACTACAAACCGTTGACTATATTCCACTCAAATTCCTGAAAAATATTCTGGCCTTTAAAGCAAGCTACACCCACGGGTGGTTTACGGCACCCTACATTCAGGGGGTTTATCTCCATCAAAAAACCTTTTACGCTCGTTTTGGCAAACCTCATTGGTCGGCTCGGTTTTATGCAGGGCTCAACCACCAAGTCCAATGGGGTGGGAAAGCAGACTATCTAAAGGGGACGTTATTGGCGCAAAACGGGCAGTTGCCCTCTACGTTTCGGGATTATATTTCGCTCATCACGGGCCGCTATCCCGACGACCTCATCAACGACCGTTACACCATTTTCGACGGCAGCAATCGCATTGGCAATCACTTGGGAAGCTATGATTTTGCCCTAGAATGGCGCAGAACTACGCATACTATTTTGCTGTATCATCAACATCTCTACGAAGATGCATCGGGCTTGGCGTTTCAAAATTTCCCCGATGGGCTAACGGGCCTGAGCATTTCTCGCCGCAATAAAAAACCCAATAAGTCATTATCAATCACCAAACTAACCATTGAACACCTATCGACCTTAAACCAAAGTGGAGCCGTTTTTGACCCAACCGCTCAGTACCAAGGCACCGACAATTATTTTAACCACGGACAGTACAAAGAAGGTTGGTCGTATCAGAATCAAACGCTTGGCAGTCCGTTTATTGCTCCCCTAACTACTTTAAAACCAGAAGTTCAGGAGAAGTTTAAAGGTTTCTTTTTCCCAAATAATCAGGTGAAAGTCTGGTATTTGGGGAGCGTTTGGCAGTTTGGCCATCGACTCAATATCACCACCCGCAGTTCGTTCAGCCGCAATTTTGGCTCCTTTTCCTATTTTTATGCCCCTGCCTTACAACAGTTTTCACATTCACTTGCTGCCCAAATCATCCTACCCAAAATCACTGGGTTCACTTTCAGTGCTTCTGCCGCACTTGACCACGGCACCCTATTTCCTGACGCTTTCGGGGGATTCATCAGCGTAAAAAAACAGTGGTAA
- a CDS encoding Crp/Fnr family transcriptional regulator: protein MIPSSLLQQYGAALNRFAKGEYVFHESWPAHFYFQVEEGSVKLFNAGENNDYIQGLFSHGESFGEPPLIAGFSYPANAKAITNCRIWVLKKTDYLRLLRDNPEVHFEFTKMLAIRLFHKTKLLNAMNTQNPEKRILTIIDYFKDKAPRTTPCYEVPFTRQAIADMTGLRVETVIKKVLRLAEIGELALLDHKIVRH from the coding sequence GTGATTCCATCTTCTCTACTTCAGCAATATGGTGCTGCACTTAATCGCTTTGCAAAAGGCGAATACGTCTTTCACGAAAGCTGGCCCGCTCATTTCTATTTTCAGGTAGAGGAAGGCAGTGTTAAATTGTTTAATGCTGGCGAAAACAATGATTATATCCAAGGACTATTTTCGCACGGTGAAAGTTTTGGCGAACCTCCCCTAATCGCTGGCTTTAGCTACCCTGCCAATGCCAAAGCCATCACAAATTGTAGAATTTGGGTACTTAAAAAGACTGATTATTTAAGGTTATTACGCGACAACCCCGAGGTTCATTTTGAATTCACTAAAATGCTAGCCATCAGGCTTTTTCATAAGACCAAGTTACTCAACGCCATGAATACCCAAAATCCTGAAAAAAGGATTTTGACCATCATTGATTATTTCAAGGATAAAGCCCCACGGACCACCCCTTGCTATGAAGTACCCTTTACCCGGCAAGCTATTGCCGACATGACAGGTTTGAGAGTAGAGACTGTCATTAAAAAAGTATTACGCCTAGCCGAAATAGGTGAACTAGCGCTTCTAGATCATAAGATAGTGCGCCATTAA
- the pfkA gene encoding 6-phosphofructokinase — translation MKKIAVFTSGGDAPGMNACIRAVVRTAMYYGIEVYGIRRGYNGMIAGDIYQMTSHSVSNIIQRGGTILKSARSKEFMTKEGRQKAFEQLQKFGIEGLVAIGGNGTFTGATIFYDEYGIPTVGAPGTIDNDLYGTDYTIGYDTAVNTALEAIDKIRDTADSHDRVFFIEVMGRDSGYIAIQSGIAGGAEIVMVPEVLTPISEVVETLKQGWNRSKSSSIIVVAEGDEEGNAAEVAEKIKSRVEIDIDIRVTTLGHIQRGGIPTAYDRILASRLGLGAVEGLMNDHKNVMVGIIHNEIVYTPFRDTIRLPKPINEDMLRMVKILST, via the coding sequence ATTAAAAAAATTGCGGTTTTTACCTCTGGCGGTGACGCCCCCGGTATGAACGCCTGTATCCGCGCTGTGGTCCGTACTGCTATGTACTACGGAATAGAAGTATACGGTATCCGTCGCGGTTACAATGGGATGATTGCCGGTGATATTTATCAGATGACTTCTCATTCTGTAAGCAATATTATTCAGCGTGGCGGAACCATTCTCAAATCGGCCCGCAGCAAAGAGTTTATGACCAAAGAAGGTCGTCAAAAAGCGTTTGAACAACTACAGAAATTCGGAATCGAAGGACTCGTTGCCATCGGTGGAAACGGAACGTTTACGGGTGCTACCATTTTTTACGATGAATACGGCATTCCTACCGTAGGCGCTCCAGGAACGATTGACAATGATCTCTACGGTACTGATTACACCATTGGCTACGATACCGCCGTAAACACGGCGCTGGAAGCCATTGATAAGATTAGAGATACCGCCGATTCACACGACCGCGTCTTTTTCATTGAAGTAATGGGCCGTGACTCAGGCTACATTGCCATTCAATCAGGAATTGCGGGTGGTGCCGAAATCGTGATGGTGCCCGAAGTATTGACACCAATCTCGGAGGTCGTCGAAACCCTCAAGCAGGGCTGGAACCGTTCAAAATCTTCGTCCATCATCGTGGTCGCCGAAGGTGATGAAGAAGGAAACGCCGCCGAAGTAGCCGAAAAAATCAAATCAAGGGTTGAAATTGACATTGATATTCGGGTAACCACGCTTGGGCACATCCAACGGGGCGGTATTCCGACGGCTTATGACCGGATTTTGGCAAGCCGTTTGGGCTTGGGGGCCGTGGAAGGCCTCATGAACGACCACAAAAACGTGATGGTCGGAATCATCCACAATGAAATCGTTTATACGCCTTTCAGGGATACGATTCGATTACCAAAACCCATTAACGAAGATATGCTTCGAATGGTGAAAATTCTGAGTACCTAG
- a CDS encoding DUF4394 domain-containing protein, which yields MFHVKKHLRLFAVAAITSLLTLNSCTDHRLPPSPQTLPDVSFYALNDNNQLMFINVRATSTPTSTVTISGLPTGETIRAIDFRPATGQLYGVGSDSRLYVINPTSGAARMVGMNPLNPTLNGTMIAFDFNPTVDRIRLVTNTGQNLRLHPETGAVAAMDGAINGAPGAMVTGGAYTNNRAGVTSTTLFNIDPVNDRLYRQNPPNNGTLEEVGALGLDITGTSGFDISPNGDAIAAVTVFGQSELNQVNLSTGRLQKLGDLPANIIGIAIPTEPVAYAIDDANNLLIFNPVAASPITPTTKTIMGLQMGESILGIDFRPSNGQLYALGSTSRIYTLTVNAANTATYTATALGAGPFTPALSGTSFGFDFNPVPDLIRVVSNTRQNLRVSPVTGAINNVDTELSIMSANVSAAAYTNNFAGTMTTTLYDIDTPTGGNAMLYTQNPPNNGTLNLVGSLGIQVESVNGFDIGGASNTAYALLRSGGTTGVYTINLATGAATLGSTLQGNPTVRAMAVGLGF from the coding sequence ATGTTCCACGTCAAAAAACATCTACGTTTGTTTGCCGTTGCAGCCATTACTTCGCTGCTTACGCTCAACTCTTGTACTGATCACCGCTTGCCGCCATCGCCTCAGACATTGCCGGACGTTTCGTTTTATGCACTCAACGACAACAACCAATTGATGTTTATCAATGTACGGGCCACGAGCACACCCACCTCAACGGTGACCATTTCAGGATTGCCAACGGGAGAGACAATACGCGCTATTGATTTCCGCCCCGCAACAGGCCAATTGTATGGCGTGGGTAGCGACAGCCGTTTATATGTCATTAATCCTACCTCTGGCGCAGCTCGTATGGTGGGGATGAATCCTTTGAATCCCACGCTAAATGGTACCATGATTGCTTTTGATTTTAATCCAACCGTGGACCGTATTCGCTTGGTAACCAATACAGGCCAAAATTTACGCCTACACCCCGAAACAGGGGCCGTTGCCGCCATGGATGGCGCTATTAACGGAGCACCTGGCGCGATGGTCACTGGAGGAGCATACACCAACAACAGAGCGGGCGTTACCAGCACGACGTTATTTAACATTGACCCCGTCAATGACCGTCTTTACCGACAAAATCCACCTAACAATGGAACCCTGGAAGAAGTTGGCGCACTTGGTCTGGACATCACGGGAACCTCAGGATTTGATATTTCTCCCAACGGAGACGCCATCGCCGCCGTAACCGTCTTTGGACAATCAGAACTGAATCAGGTAAATCTCTCAACAGGCCGCCTCCAAAAATTGGGCGATCTTCCTGCCAACATCATTGGCATCGCCATTCCAACGGAGCCTGTTGCCTATGCCATTGACGACGCCAACAACCTACTCATTTTCAATCCAGTCGCTGCTTCGCCCATCACTCCAACGACCAAAACTATTATGGGTCTGCAAATGGGTGAGAGCATCCTTGGCATTGATTTTCGTCCTTCCAACGGTCAATTGTACGCGTTGGGCAGCACGAGCCGAATTTATACACTTACGGTCAATGCCGCCAACACAGCCACTTATACCGCTACGGCTTTAGGGGCTGGGCCTTTCACGCCTGCTTTATCAGGTACAAGTTTTGGATTTGATTTTAATCCCGTACCTGACTTGATTCGGGTGGTGAGCAATACACGGCAAAATTTGCGCGTAAGTCCAGTAACGGGAGCCATCAATAACGTAGACACGGAATTGAGCATCATGTCGGCCAACGTCAGCGCCGCCGCTTATACCAATAACTTTGCAGGGACCATGACCACAACCTTGTATGACATTGATACGCCTACGGGAGGTAATGCCATGCTTTATACCCAAAATCCACCTAATAACGGAACCTTAAACTTGGTAGGCTCATTGGGCATACAAGTAGAAAGTGTCAATGGTTTTGACATCGGCGGCGCCAGCAACACGGCGTATGCCCTACTTCGTTCGGGAGGAACAACGGGGGTTTATACCATTAACTTAGCCACGGGAGCTGCAACCCTGGGTTCTACCCTACAAGGCAACCCAACTGTGCGCGCCATGGCGGTAGGATTAGGTTTTTAA
- a CDS encoding exo-alpha-sialidase translates to MNLKSFFLLVFTFAGTVLWAQTPAVVLVKEEFIFDNPPVPSCHASSIVQLGDQHLMATWFGGTAEGKPDVTIWLSEYQKGKWSQPKQMADGIIDANKRYPCWNPVLFKTKEGKLMLYYKIGPNPREWWGMVRYSTNNGKTWSDPEKLPDGMLGPIKNKPIQLSNGDILHPTSTESVTGNVWHVHLEKTDKNGNNWQKINIDNGNFGAIQPSILTYPDGRMQMLCRSRQNVVVETWSTDGGKTWSPVSATSLPNPNSGTDAVTLKNGTQILIYNPLIRGIDWAKGRNKLRVAASKDGINWQDIYSLEDEGKGEFSYPAVIQTTDGLVHITYTHERKKVKHVVLKVPDVLPPKPVGPTPSKAQMGWHEMEQNAFIHFTTNTFTDLEWGYGDEKPSIFNPTQTDVDQWIKTLKDAGFKGAILTVKHHDGFCLFPSQYTEHSIKNSPYKNGKGDIVREVADACKKHGLKFGIYLSPWDRNHPEYGKPGYVEYYRNQLKELFTNYGPAFEMWFDGANGGDGYYGGAREKRQIKGSTYYDWPKTLDLVRQMEPNVIFFSDAGPGVRWVGNERGVAGETNWNSITPDTLFAGKGGIEKLLNTGSEDGTQWIPAEVDVSIRPGWFYHAKEDSKVRTPENLFDIYLTSVGRGSTLLLNVPPDRRGVIHENDVKALQGWRAMIDREFKTNLAANAKTKASSFRGNAVYYASANLTDSNKDTYWTTNDDVTTGSVEIDLGKTQTVKYITLKEYIALGQRVKSFEIEAWQNGSWQKVAQATTIGYKRILKLTPLQTSKIRVNITASKASPVLSAVEVY, encoded by the coding sequence ATGAATCTAAAATCATTCTTTTTACTTGTATTCACTTTTGCAGGCACAGTACTCTGGGCACAGACGCCCGCTGTTGTGTTGGTCAAAGAGGAATTTATTTTTGACAATCCTCCCGTTCCCTCCTGCCATGCCTCTAGCATTGTACAACTGGGCGATCAACATTTGATGGCAACTTGGTTTGGCGGTACGGCCGAAGGAAAACCCGACGTAACCATCTGGTTGTCAGAATATCAAAAAGGGAAATGGAGTCAACCCAAACAAATGGCCGACGGCATCATCGACGCCAATAAGCGGTATCCTTGCTGGAACCCCGTTTTGTTCAAAACCAAGGAAGGAAAGCTGATGCTTTACTACAAAATAGGGCCTAATCCGCGCGAATGGTGGGGAATGGTGCGCTATTCTACCAACAACGGCAAAACATGGTCGGACCCTGAAAAACTGCCCGATGGCATGTTGGGCCCGATAAAAAACAAACCCATTCAACTCTCCAACGGGGACATTTTGCACCCGACCAGTACCGAAAGCGTGACGGGAAATGTTTGGCATGTGCATTTGGAAAAAACAGACAAAAACGGCAATAACTGGCAAAAAATCAACATCGACAACGGTAATTTTGGCGCCATTCAGCCCAGCATTTTGACCTATCCAGATGGTAGAATGCAAATGCTTTGTCGCAGTCGTCAAAATGTGGTAGTAGAAACATGGTCGACCGACGGCGGTAAAACCTGGAGTCCAGTCAGTGCCACTAGCCTGCCAAATCCAAACTCAGGCACCGATGCCGTAACCCTCAAAAACGGTACACAAATTTTGATTTATAACCCCCTCATTCGCGGAATTGACTGGGCAAAAGGGCGCAATAAGCTGCGCGTAGCGGCCTCCAAAGACGGCATCAACTGGCAGGATATATATTCATTGGAAGACGAAGGCAAAGGTGAATTCAGCTACCCGGCCGTGATTCAAACCACCGACGGGTTGGTGCATATTACGTACACCCATGAGCGCAAAAAAGTAAAACACGTGGTTTTGAAAGTACCCGATGTGTTGCCACCAAAACCCGTCGGACCCACTCCTTCAAAAGCCCAAATGGGCTGGCACGAAATGGAGCAAAATGCATTTATTCACTTCACTACCAACACGTTCACGGATTTGGAATGGGGCTACGGCGACGAAAAACCTTCTATTTTTAACCCAACCCAAACGGATGTGGACCAATGGATAAAAACCCTCAAAGACGCTGGCTTTAAAGGCGCTATCCTGACGGTCAAACACCACGATGGTTTCTGTCTGTTTCCTAGTCAATACACCGAACATTCCATCAAAAACAGTCCGTATAAAAACGGCAAAGGCGACATCGTTCGGGAAGTGGCCGATGCCTGCAAAAAACATGGCCTCAAATTCGGCATCTATTTGTCCCCTTGGGACCGTAACCACCCCGAATACGGCAAACCAGGCTACGTAGAATATTACCGCAATCAGCTCAAAGAGCTATTTACCAATTATGGTCCTGCCTTTGAAATGTGGTTTGACGGAGCTAACGGCGGCGACGGTTACTACGGCGGTGCCCGCGAAAAACGCCAAATCAAAGGCTCAACGTACTATGACTGGCCAAAAACGCTTGATCTGGTGCGCCAAATGGAGCCCAATGTCATCTTCTTCAGCGATGCTGGCCCAGGCGTACGCTGGGTAGGAAACGAGCGCGGTGTGGCAGGAGAGACCAACTGGAATAGCATTACGCCCGATACGCTCTTTGCGGGCAAAGGCGGCATTGAAAAACTGTTGAACACTGGCTCAGAAGATGGCACCCAGTGGATACCTGCCGAGGTCGATGTGTCGATTCGTCCGGGTTGGTTTTATCACGCCAAGGAAGATTCAAAAGTGCGCACTCCTGAAAACCTATTTGACATTTACCTAACATCAGTAGGACGCGGATCAACGCTGCTCCTGAATGTGCCACCCGACCGCCGGGGAGTGATTCACGAAAACGATGTCAAAGCCCTGCAAGGCTGGCGCGCCATGATTGACCGTGAATTCAAAACCAATCTGGCAGCCAATGCCAAAACCAAAGCAAGCTCTTTCCGGGGCAATGCCGTTTATTATGCCTCTGCCAACCTCACCGATAGTAACAAAGATACCTACTGGACTACCAACGACGATGTCACTACGGGCAGTGTAGAGATTGATTTGGGCAAAACTCAAACGGTAAAATACATTACTTTAAAAGAGTACATCGCCTTGGGTCAACGCGTTAAATCGTTTGAAATAGAAGCATGGCAAAACGGTTCGTGGCAGAAAGTTGCCCAAGCCACTACCATTGGCTATAAGCGTATTTTAAAGTTAACTCCCCTACAAACTAGTAAAATCCGGGTGAATATTACCGCTTCAAAAGCCTCTCCAGTGCTTTCTGCGGTTGAAGTTTACTAA
- a CDS encoding pirin family protein: protein MSNINIIIEERPANIGNFLVGRLLPFRGKRMVGPFIFIDHMGPALLKEHQNIDVGPHPHIGLSTLTYLFEGSIMHRDTLGTAVEMFPNQVNWMTAGKGIVHSERTPEYLRHSDKRLHGLQIWVALPKELEDMTPAFYHAEADEIPSWETDGVSYKLIAGEAFGHKSPVPVYSKLFLLEIKSPTTQTISIGDDLFGEVGLYILEGSIESEGNIYEPKRILVAQNSQLCQFTIHANTTIYLFGGEPFPEERFIYWNFVATSQAIIEQAKQDWKEDRFPRIEGETDLVPLPPEIPNVRMKS, encoded by the coding sequence ATGTCAAACATCAATATTATCATCGAGGAGCGCCCCGCCAACATCGGGAACTTTTTAGTGGGCCGATTACTTCCTTTTCGCGGAAAGCGCATGGTTGGCCCCTTCATTTTCATTGACCACATGGGGCCGGCTCTCCTCAAAGAGCACCAAAATATTGACGTAGGTCCGCACCCACACATTGGTCTTTCGACCCTCACGTATCTGTTTGAAGGGAGCATTATGCACCGCGATACGTTGGGTACGGCCGTCGAGATGTTCCCGAATCAGGTCAATTGGATGACCGCGGGCAAGGGCATCGTGCATTCAGAACGAACGCCTGAGTACCTTAGACACTCCGACAAAAGACTTCATGGGCTTCAGATTTGGGTGGCGTTACCCAAAGAACTCGAAGATATGACACCCGCTTTTTACCACGCCGAAGCCGACGAGATTCCATCGTGGGAAACCGACGGGGTTTCGTACAAACTCATTGCAGGTGAGGCATTTGGCCATAAGTCGCCCGTACCCGTTTACAGCAAATTATTTCTTTTGGAAATTAAAAGTCCTACCACCCAAACCATCAGCATCGGCGATGACTTATTTGGCGAAGTGGGCCTTTATATTTTGGAAGGGAGCATTGAAAGTGAAGGCAATATCTACGAACCCAAACGCATTTTGGTCGCTCAAAACAGCCAACTCTGTCAATTTACCATTCATGCCAACACCACAATTTATCTCTTCGGTGGAGAGCCTTTTCCCGAAGAACGTTTCATTTATTGGAATTTTGTAGCCACCAGTCAGGCAATCATCGAACAAGCCAAACAGGATTGGAAAGAAGACCGTTTTCCCCGCATAGAGGGCGAAACCGATTTGGTGCCGCTACCGCCCGAAATTCCAAATGTCAGGATGAAAAGCTAA
- a CDS encoding c-type cytochrome, giving the protein MKRTTIQFLLLLTALIWYGCSGKGAEQRAEAPEVDSTAILDQPETHGTEVKAVTLTNPLDQKMVKTGSDIYDLKCSSCHKLTEDRIVGPGWAGVTKRRKPEWIINMITNVDMMLAEDAEAQKLLEQCLVRMPNQNITSEEARSIIEFMRKNDGEK; this is encoded by the coding sequence ATGAAACGTACTACCATTCAGTTCCTGCTACTCCTGACCGCCCTGATCTGGTATGGCTGCTCAGGCAAGGGAGCCGAACAACGCGCCGAAGCCCCCGAAGTTGACTCAACGGCCATTCTGGACCAGCCCGAAACCCACGGCACCGAAGTCAAAGCCGTCACGCTTACCAACCCACTCGACCAAAAAATGGTCAAAACAGGCAGTGACATCTATGACCTGAAATGCTCGTCGTGCCACAAACTCACCGAAGACCGTATTGTTGGACCAGGATGGGCAGGAGTTACCAAAAGACGTAAACCCGAGTGGATTATCAACATGATTACCAACGTAGACATGATGCTCGCCGAAGACGCCGAAGCCCAAAAACTCCTTGAGCAATGCCTCGTGCGAATGCCTAACCAAAACATTACCTCCGAAGAAGCCCGCAGCATCATTGAATTTATGCGCAAAAACGATGGAGAAAAGTGA